Within the Dialister hominis genome, the region GGATGGTTCCATTCTCATCAACTCTAAAGTTTATTGGCCGAAACGGATTGGTATGGTATTTCTTGTCTTTCGTTTCTTTCTTGTACATGGGGAATTTCATATACTTTTCCATACCGTGCTGCTCGCAATAGATGTAATTGTTGAAAGATCCATATCCTGCATCTGCCACAGGATACTTAGGATAAGCCCCATAGACTTCGTGGAATTCCTCCATCAGCGGTACGAAGCAATCCATATCTGAACGATACTGGTTAACATCAATTACGGCAATAAATTCATCGGCAACACCTATTTGGACATTGTATGCAGGCAGAAGCTGATCATTTCCCATGTAGTCCGACTTGATTCGCATGAATGTTGCATCCGTATCGGTCTTCGAATAACTGTTTCTGGAAGTACCGCATATCTGTATCTTCTCAACATATTCTTCAAGTTTTGATGTATATGCCTTAAGCTGCTCATACTTGCGTTGATGATCGGACTTGCGATGCCCGCTTCCATGAACAAAGGCCGTCTCATCAATCTGCCAGATTTCTTTTAATTTATCCAATACCAGACGCAGATAGTCCGGAGCGTATTCTGTATTGATGTTTACACTCATATGGTCATACTTAAGATCATCATTGAGTAACTCAAAAAGGCTGGTAATCTTGGCAAAAAGCTTGTAGCGGGATTTTTCAGCGGATTTCTTCCATACCCAGCTGTATTTATTTGCGTTCGCTTCAAACTTGGAACCGTCAATATATATATGCTGCAAATCCACGTTGAGTTTGCCGCAGAGTTCTTTCGTAATTGAATAAAAGATATCCTTGAGAGAATACTTAAGAAAGCCCTTCACGAAATGACAGAATGTCCGATAGGATGGGGCTTCATAATTCATCAGGTACATATATCTGATATTAACCCTGCAATTATCTTCAAGTTTTCTAAAAGAGCAATATCCTTCTTCTGCGAAACCATAGATGATCGTTTTCAGCATGTTGACGGGATTATACCTGGGTCTGCCAGCGCCACGCGTCGGTATGTAACGAAGGTACTTTTTAAGATCGATTTCCTCCATAAATCTGTCATACATTAAAACAGGATCATCGACATTGAGAATCTCAGAGGGAAACATTGGCAAAATGCCTTGTTCTGCGGTAAAATGATTGCTAGTGTTGTTATTTTTCATTGTAAAAAATTATAACACGAAAGGCTCTGCCCCGGACCAAATGATCCGGGGCAGAGCCCTTTTTGTTGGGATGAATTTTGTCACATCCCCCTCTTTAACTTGAGGAATCTCTTAAAGGTTCTTTTCTATTTTATCCAGAAGTCTTGCGAGCTCCTCCATTTCTTCCTTTGTCAGGGAAGAGGTGAGGGCATCGTTTGCTTTTTCATCGAGGGCGGAGTATTCTTCCGTGAATTTCTGCCCCTTCTCTGTCACGGTGAGGATCAGGTTCCTGTGATCGGAGGGGTCGGGCGTCCTCTTGATGAAGTTTTTCTTTTCAAGACGCTCTGCCAGGGATTTCACCGTGTTCGGCGTCTTTTCGATGAGGCGCCCCAGCTCCTTCTGGATGAGGGGCTGGTTTTCGAAAATCGTCTTCAGGGCGACCCACTGCTCGACGGTCATGCCTTCTTCCTTGAAGATGAGGTCGATCTGGTAGTGGACCTTCCTTGCGATGCGGCAGAGGGCATAGCCCGGTGTTTCGTCTAGTTTCATTTCAGGTACTTGTTGAAGAAGTCCGTGATGATGGAGAGGGCTTCGGCCTGATCCCAGTAGACGCCGCCATGGGCTGCGCCTTCGACGAGGTAACGGCCAGAGGGGATGCCTTCCTTCCGGAGTGCCTGGAAGAGAAGGTCTGTCTGGCTCGGGGAGACGACGAAATCCTTCGTGCCATGCATGAGAAGCATAGGAGCGCTGTTCTTTCCGACGTAAGTCATGGGATCAGCCGCCTTGGCAGCAGCAGGATCGGCCAGGATGCCGCCGTCACGTCCGCCAAAGACAGGAGAGCCGTTCACCCAGAGGGCTTCGGTAGCGCCTGCGGACTTGTGGGCTTCCTTCACGGCGTCGGAGTAATCATCGCCGATGCGTGTGAGGTCGGAGAGGCCATAGAGATCGACAGCTGCCTTGACGCTGCTGGACTGGTCGAGGTTTTCGCCCTTGTCGAATGTCGTCGTGCCGCTTGTCACGCCGGCCATGGCAGTGAGGTAGCCGCCTGCGCTTCCGCCTACGATTCCGATGCGGTCAGGATCGATATTGAACTTCTTGGCATTGGCGCGCAGGTAGCGGATGGATGCCTTCACGTCTTCCAAAGGCTGCGGGAATACAGCCGTCGGAGCGACGCGGTATTCGATGGATGCGACGACGTAGCCGGCTTCAGCCAGGTGCATGCGGAGCTGGATGCCGTTATCCTTGTTGGCATTGATGAAGCCGCCGCCCGTGACGTAGACGATCGCCGGAAGCGATGTCTTGGACTGGGGTTTCAGGATATCCATCTTCATGGCGACGTTCTCATAGCCGCGGGACGGCACCTGTTCATAGACGACGCCGGAGATCTGCTTGATTTCCGGTGTCACGACATTGACTTTCAAAAGATGGCTCTCTGCCTTGTTCGGCATATTGGCCGTTGAAGAATCGACATTGATAGTAGGTTCCATAGCGAATGCGCTTCCTCCCGCAAGTAAAAATCCGGACAGCGCAAGGGCTGTCAGCCATTTCTTATTCATATAGACTCCTTTCCGCCTTTCGGCAAGGACAATTCATTTGACAATTCCATATTAGTACGATATGTTACTAATTGTCAAGACGCCCTTTAACGGGCAGGAGGAAATCATGGACATGCGTGTGATTCATTATTTTCTGGCGGCCGCCAGAGAGGGAAATATCACAAAGGCAGCGAAGCGTCTCCACATGACGCAGCCGACGCTTTCCCGTCAGCTGGCCGAGCTGGAGTCTGAGCTTGGTGCGCGTCTTTTCGAGCGCTCGAGCCGAAGGATCACACTGACGAGCGAGGGCATCCTCTTCCGCCGCCGCGCAGAGGAAATGGAAGAGCTTCTGGCCAAGACGAAGGAGGAAATTTCTTCGGGAGAGGAACTGGCAGGGACGGTCTCCGTCGGAGGCGGCGAGCTCCTTGTGACATCTGTCTTCGTTTCCCTGATACGGAAGTTCCAGAAGGAGCATCCCCATGTGTTCTTCGATTACCAGACGGGGGTCACGGACCGCGTCACCGAGCGGATGGACATGGGCCTCATCGATGCGGCTGTCCTTGTCCGTCCCTTTGATTCGGTGAAGTATGATTCCGTCCCGATCGGTCCCGATGCTCGCTGGGGCGTCATCATGAGAGCGGATGATCCCCTCGCGGAAAAAGAATCCATCCGGAAGGAAGATCTTCTGGGGAAGACGGTCATCCTTCCCGGGCGCCTTGAACTCAATGCAGAAATCGCAAACTGGCTGGGGAGTGTAAGGAAGACAATCACGTCCCCAATCAAGTGGGACCTGGGCGGAAGCCGCGTGATCCTTGCAGAAGATCCTGGCTGCTATGTCATTACGACAGAAGGCGCAGCCGCGCTTTTTGATGAAAGACGCCTCTCCTTCCTGCCGCTTGAACCAAAAAGGAAGATAGAGACGGTCATTGCATGGAAGAAGGACCAGCCTTTCGGACGCGCAGCAGAAGCTTTCATCAGGTTCCTCCAGAAGGAAGCGGCAGAAAAGGGCCTTTGACAGGACCGGATGCCGCCTTATTATCCGTTAATCATTTTGTGATTTTTGTTATAATAAGAAATATAGAATAAGAAGGGATTACGGATATATGAGAAAAATGGACATGCTCCATGGGTCGATCGGCGACAAGACGGTTTCTTTCGCCATACTTCTGGCGGTCACAGGGATCTGCCAGCAGCTTTTCAATGCCATCGACATCATCATCATGGGGCGTTTTGTTGGTAAGGAAGCCATGGCCGCCGTCGGCAGCAATGCGCCGGTCGTCGGGCTTCTCGTTACGTTCTTTGTAGGGATTTCCCTTGGCGCGAACGTCGTCATTTCCCAGTACACGGGGCAGGGAAATCTGGAAAAAGTAAAAAAGGCCGTGCATACGACGATCGTCTTCGCCGTTCTGACGGGCATTCTTTTTGCCGTGCTCGGCGTTTTCAGCGCGGATTCAGTCGTCAGGCTCCTTCAGGTGCCAAAGGAAGTCGAGACAATGTCCCGCGAGTACCTGGAAACCATATTCATCGCGATGCCGGGCATCCTTGTCTATAACTTCACCTCGGCGATTTTCAGGAGTCAGGGCGATACGAGGACGCCGCTCATGTGCCTCTTTGCGGCCGGCACATGCAAGGCATGTCTGAGCCTTTTCCTTGTCGTCTACTGCGGCATGGATGTCGTCGCCGTGGCGGCTTCCACCGTCTTTGCGACGCTCATGAGCTCTTCGCTTCTTCTTTACCTCATGAAGAATACGAAGAGCGCGATCCACATTTCCTTCCATGATATGAAAGTGGACTGGGGGATTCTCCGCCAGATCCTTTCCATCGGTACGCCGGCCGGCGTGCAGGGCGCTGTCTTCAGCCTGTCGAATGTCGTCATCCAGGCGGCCATCAACAGCCTCGGCGCAGAGGTCATGGCAGCTTCGGCGGCTGCTTTCAATCTGGAAATCCTTGTGTACTACATCATGAATTCCTTCGGGCAGGCATGCACGACATTCACGGGGCAGAACTACGGCGCAGGCCTTCTTTCCCGCTGCAGAAGGGTGGGGAAGATCTGCACGCTGCAGAATCTGGCCGCGACGGTCGCCTCTTCCATGATCGTGCTGGCGGCAGGGCCGTACCTCCTTTCCGTTTTCAGCTCCGATCCGGAAGTCATTGCGCTTGGCATGATCCGCCTCGAATTCATTTTGATTCCTGAACCGCTCAATATGATTTCTGAAGCTGTTTCAGGTTTCCTTCGTGCCTTCGGAAAGTCCCTGGCGCCTGCCATGGCAGCGCTCGTCGGCATCTGCGGCACGCGTATTCTTTACGTTTTCACTATTTTCCCGACGCACCAGACCTTCACCTGGCTCATGGCGGTCTATCCGCTGAGCTGGCTGGTCGCTGCCGCCGGCATACTTTTCGTTCTTTACTATTACCGCAAGCTCTACATGGGGCCTGACCGCGTGTAGACCATTAGGAAAAGGGGGATTTCCATGACAGAAATGAGAAGAAAAGACAGGAGAGTCACCGATGAAGCTCTCATCGATTCCATCCTGAAGGAGTGCGGCGTCGTCCGCATCGGCCTCTATGATGAGGACAGGATTTACGTCGTGCCCGTCAATTACGGCTATACGTATGAGGACGGCAGACTTTCCATTTATTTCCACGGGGGAAGAAGCGGACACAGGCTGGACTGTATCCGCAGGAACCCGAAGGCAGGCTTTGTGATCGATACGGGGGAAATGGTCATTCCTGCTGAGGAAGCCTGCGATTTCACGAATCATTACCATTCCATTATCGGAAGCGGCATTGTGACAATCCTTGAAGATCCGGCGGAGAAGTGCCGGGGCCTTGAAATCATCATGGCACAGACATCTGACAGGAAATGGGCCTTCATCGAAAGGATGGCCAATC harbors:
- a CDS encoding MATE family efflux transporter, with product MRKMDMLHGSIGDKTVSFAILLAVTGICQQLFNAIDIIIMGRFVGKEAMAAVGSNAPVVGLLVTFFVGISLGANVVISQYTGQGNLEKVKKAVHTTIVFAVLTGILFAVLGVFSADSVVRLLQVPKEVETMSREYLETIFIAMPGILVYNFTSAIFRSQGDTRTPLMCLFAAGTCKACLSLFLVVYCGMDVVAVAASTVFATLMSSSLLLYLMKNTKSAIHISFHDMKVDWGILRQILSIGTPAGVQGAVFSLSNVVIQAAINSLGAEVMAASAAAFNLEILVYYIMNSFGQACTTFTGQNYGAGLLSRCRRVGKICTLQNLAATVASSMIVLAAGPYLLSVFSSDPEVIALGMIRLEFILIPEPLNMISEAVSGFLRAFGKSLAPAMAALVGICGTRILYVFTIFPTHQTFTWLMAVYPLSWLVAAAGILFVLYYYRKLYMGPDRV
- a CDS encoding alpha/beta hydrolase, coding for MNKKWLTALALSGFLLAGGSAFAMEPTINVDSSTANMPNKAESHLLKVNVVTPEIKQISGVVYEQVPSRGYENVAMKMDILKPQSKTSLPAIVYVTGGGFINANKDNGIQLRMHLAEAGYVVASIEYRVAPTAVFPQPLEDVKASIRYLRANAKKFNIDPDRIGIVGGSAGGYLTAMAGVTSGTTTFDKGENLDQSSSVKAAVDLYGLSDLTRIGDDYSDAVKEAHKSAGATEALWVNGSPVFGGRDGGILADPAAAKAADPMTYVGKNSAPMLLMHGTKDFVVSPSQTDLLFQALRKEGIPSGRYLVEGAAHGGVYWDQAEALSIITDFFNKYLK
- a CDS encoding MarR family winged helix-turn-helix transcriptional regulator translates to MKLDETPGYALCRIARKVHYQIDLIFKEEGMTVEQWVALKTIFENQPLIQKELGRLIEKTPNTVKSLAERLEKKNFIKRTPDPSDHRNLILTVTEKGQKFTEEYSALDEKANDALTSSLTKEEMEELARLLDKIEKNL
- a CDS encoding IS1182 family transposase, whose translation is MKNNNTSNHFTAEQGILPMFPSEILNVDDPVLMYDRFMEEIDLKKYLRYIPTRGAGRPRYNPVNMLKTIIYGFAEEGYCSFRKLEDNCRVNIRYMYLMNYEAPSYRTFCHFVKGFLKYSLKDIFYSITKELCGKLNVDLQHIYIDGSKFEANANKYSWVWKKSAEKSRYKLFAKITSLFELLNDDLKYDHMSVNINTEYAPDYLRLVLDKLKEIWQIDETAFVHGSGHRKSDHQRKYEQLKAYTSKLEEYVEKIQICGTSRNSYSKTDTDATFMRIKSDYMGNDQLLPAYNVQIGVADEFIAVIDVNQYRSDMDCFVPLMEEFHEVYGAYPKYPVADAGYGSFNNYIYCEQHGMEKYMKFPMYKKETKDKKYHTNPFRPINFRVDENGTIRCPNDRAFKFIYRHLVRGNLYGRQEEVFECEDCQGCPLAEQCKKTPKNKRISLSRERNNMYQEVQDNLESIHGALLRMNRSIQAEGTFGIMKHDRWYKRIVRKGIDSVKAELYLVALGYNLRKYITKIMRIRIAA
- a CDS encoding pyridoxamine 5'-phosphate oxidase family protein, encoding MTEMRRKDRRVTDEALIDSILKECGVVRIGLYDEDRIYVVPVNYGYTYEDGRLSIYFHGGRSGHRLDCIRRNPKAGFVIDTGEMVIPAEEACDFTNHYHSIIGSGIVTILEDPAEKCRGLEIIMAQTSDRKWAFIERMANQVEVYRLDVEEFQAKANPPLRK
- a CDS encoding LysR family transcriptional regulator: MRVIHYFLAAAREGNITKAAKRLHMTQPTLSRQLAELESELGARLFERSSRRITLTSEGILFRRRAEEMEELLAKTKEEISSGEELAGTVSVGGGELLVTSVFVSLIRKFQKEHPHVFFDYQTGVTDRVTERMDMGLIDAAVLVRPFDSVKYDSVPIGPDARWGVIMRADDPLAEKESIRKEDLLGKTVILPGRLELNAEIANWLGSVRKTITSPIKWDLGGSRVILAEDPGCYVITTEGAAALFDERRLSFLPLEPKRKIETVIAWKKDQPFGRAAEAFIRFLQKEAAEKGL